A window of Candidatus Hydrogenedentota bacterium contains these coding sequences:
- the rplU gene encoding 50S ribosomal protein L21, with translation MYAVVVTGGKQYKVAQGDRLRVEKLDTPVGESVELDNVCLLVNEDGIVAEPDALSGARVIAEVTGAGRRKKIRVFKKKRRKNYMRTYGHRQSFSEITIREIKA, from the coding sequence ATGTACGCTGTAGTGGTTACGGGCGGCAAACAGTATAAGGTCGCCCAGGGAGACCGCCTCCGGGTGGAAAAGCTGGACACCCCCGTCGGCGAGAGCGTCGAGCTCGATAACGTCTGCCTGCTCGTCAACGAAGACGGCATCGTCGCCGAGCCCGACGCGCTCAGCGGGGCACGCGTCATCGCCGAAGTCACCGGGGCCGGACGCCGCAAGAAAATCCGCGTCTTCAAAAAGAAACGCCGCAAAAACTACATGCGGACCTACGGACACCGCCAGAGCTTCAGCGAAATCACCATTCGCGAAATCAAGGCATAA
- a CDS encoding PKD domain-containing protein has protein sequence MLAGCPWKGDNGLALILTPNVLDFGTDEDALTFQVHRNLTNSPAEPVVVSSSQPWIIPELCTENRDNCVGFGPVNRLFVPVRVDRNLMLLGVNRGEIIIRTGGAADQKLTVYAEDLLQVDFTASNRRPDVGQAVNFRDASEKTESAGDVVARLWDFGDGNTSTATDPVHVYATPGLYSVSLTVTTANAEETTRKAAWITVGNPAPTTNFEASRTNIIEGETVTFTNLSVPGAEPITRVVWDFGDGRTSEDLRPIHQYRTAGIYTVSLTVHTANSSQTVTKPNLIVVQRKVAPEARIAVNPSRPIALQQARFSDVSDPGSSPILQWFWDFGDGATSRQQNPAHTYETGGNYEVSLYVVTAHGSDTHTQTVTVVTVPPTASFEISDRTPFVFETVNFTNTSEPGSAPITGYIWEFGDSSAGSTEENPSHSYNIAGQLVVRLTVVTAHGSDTATETINVSFMPPRAEFSASRLDPNVGEPVQFTDQSIAPQSIPINQWLWNFGDPDSGAANMSNSRNPVHTYNAPGFYTVTLTVRTTAPSNNADTIVKTAYINVVQGPAPAFTFNVPNPAAPDVVQFNNMTLQGSEPISSYLWNFGDPNSPNNTSTAQNPTHRFTTAGTFTVTLTAITPAREVSTSQAVTVVFNPPVAGFSVQTNEDEPRENVLEDGALTTDQLQFLNETVPGTETDPALLSYAWNFGDGNSSTQRQPLHQYQNPGTYTVTLTVTTPTNSDTTTREIAVDVPPTPAFSALPRIAPVRSQVQFFDQSDDSNSEPILSRLWTFGDGVVSADENPTHRYLDPGLYNVSLTVEFDHAITGVRFSVTRTENAFIQVNN, from the coding sequence ATGCTGGCCGGATGCCCGTGGAAGGGAGACAACGGGCTCGCCCTGATTCTAACGCCGAATGTGCTCGATTTCGGGACGGATGAGGACGCGCTGACATTCCAGGTCCACCGGAATCTCACCAATTCGCCCGCGGAACCCGTCGTCGTCTCCAGTAGCCAACCCTGGATTATCCCGGAGTTGTGCACCGAGAACCGCGACAACTGCGTGGGTTTCGGGCCGGTAAACCGGCTTTTCGTCCCCGTCCGCGTCGACAGGAATCTCATGCTCCTCGGCGTGAACCGCGGCGAAATCATCATCCGCACCGGAGGCGCCGCCGACCAGAAGCTCACCGTATACGCCGAGGACCTGCTCCAGGTTGATTTCACCGCGAGCAACCGGCGCCCCGATGTCGGCCAGGCCGTCAACTTCCGCGACGCCAGCGAGAAAACCGAGTCCGCCGGTGATGTCGTCGCCCGCCTGTGGGACTTCGGCGACGGAAACACCAGCACCGCCACCGACCCCGTACACGTCTACGCGACACCCGGCCTCTACAGCGTCAGCCTCACCGTGACCACCGCAAACGCCGAGGAAACCACCCGGAAAGCGGCGTGGATCACCGTCGGGAATCCCGCCCCGACCACAAACTTTGAAGCCTCAAGAACCAACATCATCGAGGGCGAAACCGTCACCTTCACCAACCTCTCCGTACCGGGCGCCGAGCCCATCACACGGGTGGTCTGGGACTTCGGCGACGGGCGGACCAGCGAGGACCTTCGCCCGATACACCAGTACCGGACCGCCGGCATCTACACCGTCTCCCTGACCGTGCATACCGCCAATTCCTCCCAGACCGTCACCAAGCCAAACCTCATCGTGGTCCAGCGCAAAGTGGCTCCGGAAGCCCGGATCGCCGTCAACCCCTCGCGCCCGATTGCCCTGCAGCAAGCGCGATTCTCCGATGTCTCCGATCCCGGCTCCTCGCCAATCCTCCAATGGTTCTGGGACTTCGGCGATGGCGCCACCAGCCGCCAGCAGAATCCCGCGCACACCTACGAGACCGGCGGCAATTACGAAGTCTCACTCTATGTCGTCACCGCCCACGGTAGCGACACGCACACCCAAACTGTCACCGTGGTGACCGTGCCACCCACCGCATCCTTCGAAATCAGCGACCGTACGCCGTTCGTCTTCGAAACCGTCAACTTCACCAACACCTCCGAGCCGGGATCCGCGCCCATTACCGGGTATATCTGGGAATTCGGTGATTCGAGCGCCGGCAGCACCGAGGAAAACCCCTCCCATTCCTACAATATCGCCGGCCAGCTGGTTGTACGGCTCACCGTCGTCACCGCCCACGGTTCCGATACCGCAACCGAGACCATAAACGTCTCCTTCATGCCACCGCGGGCCGAATTCAGCGCATCCCGCCTCGACCCGAACGTGGGCGAACCGGTCCAGTTCACCGACCAATCCATCGCGCCACAATCCATCCCGATCAACCAGTGGCTGTGGAACTTCGGCGATCCGGACAGCGGCGCCGCCAATATGAGCAACAGCCGCAACCCCGTACACACCTACAACGCGCCCGGCTTCTACACCGTGACGCTGACGGTCCGCACAACCGCCCCGTCCAACAACGCCGATACCATCGTGAAAACCGCGTACATCAATGTCGTGCAGGGACCGGCCCCGGCCTTCACCTTCAACGTGCCGAATCCGGCCGCGCCCGATGTCGTACAGTTCAACAACATGACCCTGCAGGGCAGCGAACCGATCTCCAGCTATCTCTGGAACTTCGGCGATCCAAACAGCCCGAACAACACCAGCACGGCCCAGAACCCCACCCACCGCTTCACAACGGCCGGAACGTTCACCGTGACCCTCACCGCAATCACCCCCGCCCGGGAAGTTTCCACCTCCCAGGCCGTGACCGTCGTCTTCAATCCGCCCGTCGCGGGCTTCAGCGTCCAGACCAACGAGGATGAACCCCGCGAAAACGTGCTCGAAGACGGCGCGCTCACCACCGACCAGCTCCAGTTCCTGAACGAGACCGTGCCCGGCACCGAAACGGACCCGGCGCTCCTCTCCTACGCCTGGAATTTCGGTGACGGCAACTCCAGCACCCAGCGCCAGCCGCTGCACCAGTACCAGAATCCCGGTACCTACACCGTAACGCTCACCGTGACCACACCAACCAATTCCGACACAACAACCCGCGAAATCGCGGTCGATGTGCCGCCAACCCCCGCATTCAGCGCCCTGCCGCGGATCGCGCCCGTCAGAAGCCAGGTCCAGTTCTTCGACCAGTCGGACGACAGCAACAGCGAGCCCATCCTCAGCCGCCTCTGGACCTTCGGCGACGGCGTGGTGAGCGCGGATGAAAACCCGACCCACCGCTACCTCGACCCGGGACTCTACAACGTCTCCCTGACCGTCGAGTTCGACCACGCCATTACCGGTGTCCGCTTCTCCGTAACGCGCACCGAAAACGCGTTCATCCAGGTCAACAACTAG
- a CDS encoding aspartate dehydrogenase — MAKMKVGLVGCGNIGADICIALHKGTIPAEIAALHDVAPERAGVLLRTFQLNAKICSLDELAAEVDFIIECAVGGAVQAVLEAAMKHHKDCLIMSVGGLMAVPDVLEQARKSGIQVRIPSGALCGLDGIRAAMEGGLHMVTLTTRKPPEGLAGAPYLVENNIDIENLTEPKVVFEGNALEAVKAFPANVNVAGALSLIGIGPEETKVCVIADPNATRNSHEVDAEGAFGRLKTVTTNLPSPRNAKSSYLASLSASAELRAAAMAFTRQFSDS, encoded by the coding sequence ATGGCCAAGATGAAGGTTGGTTTGGTCGGGTGTGGCAATATTGGCGCGGATATCTGCATCGCCCTCCACAAAGGGACGATACCGGCCGAAATCGCGGCCCTGCACGATGTCGCGCCCGAACGCGCCGGCGTGCTCCTGCGCACCTTCCAGTTGAACGCAAAAATCTGCTCGCTCGATGAACTCGCCGCCGAGGTCGACTTCATCATCGAGTGCGCGGTCGGCGGCGCGGTTCAGGCCGTGCTCGAAGCCGCCATGAAACACCACAAAGATTGCCTGATCATGAGCGTCGGCGGCCTGATGGCCGTACCCGATGTCCTCGAACAGGCCCGGAAAAGCGGAATTCAGGTACGGATACCGTCCGGAGCCCTCTGCGGCCTCGACGGAATTCGCGCCGCCATGGAAGGCGGCCTGCACATGGTCACCCTGACCACGCGCAAGCCCCCGGAAGGGCTCGCCGGCGCGCCGTACCTCGTTGAAAACAATATCGACATCGAAAATCTGACGGAACCGAAAGTCGTATTCGAGGGCAACGCCCTGGAGGCGGTCAAGGCCTTTCCCGCAAATGTGAACGTCGCGGGAGCGCTCAGCCTCATCGGCATCGGGCCCGAAGAAACCAAGGTTTGCGTGATCGCCGACCCGAACGCCACCCGCAACAGCCACGAAGTGGACGCGGAAGGCGCCTTCGGGCGGCTCAAAACCGTGACGACGAACCTGCCATCGCCGCGAAACGCCAAGTCGAGCTACCTGGCGTCACTCTCGGCGAGCGCGGAGTTGCGCGCGGCGGCCATGGCCTTCACGCGGCAGTTTTCAGATTCCTGA
- a CDS encoding efflux RND transporter periplasmic adaptor subunit: protein MHKGRYCLCAAVLMLAGAGCNRSDGGKVNATQAAGPVRTASLVEASHPERRDISSYLEETGIVTAESQVEVLAKGTGHCLLVRVEEGDLVSDGDVLAELDKAEMEAQVRQSEVNLAQQRIVYERTEKGLSQGIFSRAERDNAQASYEQAKATLEMQRVQLSFLTIRAPISGVVTRRMLQEGMLVSTGMPVFNIVDPNSFILPINVAERYIPRLRVGQEARVRIDSVGDRRFLARVRRINPGVDPQTGTVKVVLEFERADHPYLRESAFARYSLVMETHENALVVPKDAIVEENAQRHVMVVRKAQAETGEAGAEGGGASGLEASRIAVETGLEDAFYTEILSGIGEDDLVITLGQQTVKDGEPIRAGNLEETLESRGALPAGALLDQAREDRRQIDAADSGGSRAETDAPDS from the coding sequence ATGCACAAGGGACGTTATTGCCTGTGCGCCGCGGTTTTGATGTTGGCGGGGGCGGGGTGCAACCGTTCGGACGGGGGCAAAGTGAACGCCACTCAGGCGGCCGGCCCGGTGCGGACCGCATCGCTGGTGGAGGCATCGCACCCGGAGCGCCGGGACATATCCTCGTACCTCGAGGAGACCGGCATTGTGACGGCGGAGAGCCAGGTTGAGGTGCTGGCGAAGGGGACGGGGCATTGTCTGTTGGTGCGGGTGGAGGAGGGCGATCTGGTTTCGGACGGCGACGTGCTCGCGGAGCTCGACAAGGCGGAGATGGAGGCGCAGGTCCGGCAGTCCGAGGTGAATCTGGCGCAGCAGCGGATCGTGTATGAGCGAACGGAGAAGGGCCTTTCGCAGGGGATTTTCAGCCGCGCGGAACGCGACAATGCGCAGGCCAGTTATGAGCAGGCGAAGGCGACGCTGGAAATGCAGCGCGTGCAGCTTTCGTTCCTGACGATCCGCGCGCCAATCAGCGGTGTGGTGACCCGGCGGATGCTTCAGGAGGGGATGCTCGTATCGACGGGCATGCCGGTATTTAATATTGTTGACCCCAATTCCTTCATCCTCCCGATCAATGTGGCGGAGCGGTATATCCCGCGCCTGCGGGTGGGCCAGGAGGCCCGTGTGCGGATAGACTCGGTGGGGGACCGCCGTTTTCTGGCGCGGGTTCGCCGGATCAACCCGGGGGTGGATCCTCAGACGGGCACGGTAAAGGTGGTGCTTGAATTTGAGCGCGCGGATCACCCTTATCTTCGGGAGTCGGCCTTCGCGCGGTACAGCCTGGTGATGGAGACGCACGAAAACGCACTGGTGGTACCGAAGGACGCGATTGTGGAGGAGAATGCGCAGCGCCATGTAATGGTGGTGCGGAAGGCGCAGGCCGAGACGGGGGAAGCCGGGGCGGAGGGCGGTGGCGCATCGGGGCTGGAGGCGTCGCGTATCGCGGTGGAAACGGGGTTGGAGGATGCCTTCTACACAGAGATACTCTCTGGAATCGGCGAGGATGATCTGGTGATTACGCTGGGCCAGCAGACGGTCAAGGATGGTGAGCCGATCCGCGCGGGCAACCTGGAGGAGACGCTCGAATCCCGGGGCGCGCTCCCTGCGGGCGCGCTGCTGGACCAGGCCCGCGAGGATCGGCGTCAGATTGACGCGGCGGATTCCGGGGGTTCCCGGGCGGAAACGGACGCGCCGGACTCCTGA